The proteins below are encoded in one region of Paeniglutamicibacter cryotolerans:
- a CDS encoding Fur family transcriptional regulator, translating into MNVMDFPAQLRDHGLRVTRQRLAVLNVLENHPHSSADAVITKVHSELPDLSMQSVYNVLNDLTGLGLLRRFTPPGSAALYETRANDNHHHAVCTACGRIEDVDCAVGHAPCLTPSDSHGMTIQIADVLYQGTCEGCRKAEAEKAGSAPLQKIDQPH; encoded by the coding sequence ATGAATGTCATGGACTTCCCAGCACAATTACGCGACCACGGCCTGCGGGTAACCCGCCAGCGCCTGGCCGTGCTCAACGTGCTCGAAAACCATCCGCACTCCTCGGCTGATGCTGTCATCACCAAGGTCCACTCCGAGTTGCCGGATTTGTCCATGCAGTCGGTCTACAACGTACTCAACGACCTGACCGGACTGGGCCTGCTGCGGCGGTTCACGCCCCCTGGCTCGGCGGCACTCTACGAGACGCGGGCGAACGACAACCACCATCATGCCGTATGCACCGCCTGCGGGCGTATCGAAGACGTCGACTGCGCGGTGGGCCACGCCCCCTGCCTGACGCCCTCGGATTCACACGGCATGACCATACAAATTGCCGATGTCCTGTACCAGGGCACCTGCGAAGGCTGCCGGAAGGCGGAGGCTGAAAAGGCCGGTTCCGCCCCACTGCAGAAGATTGATCAACCACACTAA
- a CDS encoding catalase, translating to MTENFTTTQSGAPVASDEHSLTTGPDGVTALHDRYLVEKLASFNRERVPERNPHAKGGGAFGEFTVTEDVSKYTRAAVFQPGATSETLLRFSSVAGEQGSPDTWRDVRGYALRFYTTEGNYDVVGNNTPVFFIRDGIKFPDFIHSQKRMGASGLRNADMQWDFWTHSPESAHQVTYLMGDRGLPTSWREMNGYGSHTYQWINAEGERFWVQYHFISRQGVHNMGAEEAEKIAGADADFYRRDLFENIEAGNFPTWDVKVQIMPYEEGKTYRFNPFDITKTWSHKDYPLIPVGHFTLNRNPQNFFAEIEQAAFSPSNLVPGIDISPDKMLMARVFSYPDAQRNRIGTNYNQLPVNQPHAATVRTYMHEGAMQYHFNDADARVYTPNSFGGPAADAARAGEGSWETDGELVRSAQTLRSEDSDFGQAGTLYREVFSAESKERFHATLLGQCGGISIESIRERFFQYWTNVDANLGAILRAGWAAGLEGAKDGAAEMAGKH from the coding sequence TTGACCGAGAACTTCACCACCACCCAGAGCGGTGCTCCGGTCGCCAGCGACGAGCACTCGCTGACCACCGGCCCGGACGGCGTCACCGCCCTCCACGACCGCTACCTCGTCGAAAAGCTGGCCTCGTTCAACCGCGAGCGCGTGCCGGAGCGCAACCCGCACGCCAAGGGCGGCGGAGCATTCGGTGAATTCACCGTCACCGAAGACGTTTCGAAGTACACCCGTGCCGCTGTTTTCCAGCCGGGCGCCACCTCCGAGACGCTGCTGCGCTTCTCCTCCGTCGCCGGCGAGCAGGGCTCCCCCGACACCTGGCGCGACGTGCGTGGCTACGCACTTCGCTTCTACACCACCGAGGGCAACTACGACGTCGTCGGCAATAACACCCCGGTGTTCTTCATCCGCGACGGCATCAAGTTCCCGGACTTCATCCACTCGCAGAAGCGCATGGGCGCCTCCGGCCTGCGCAACGCCGACATGCAGTGGGACTTCTGGACGCACTCCCCGGAATCCGCACACCAGGTCACCTACCTGATGGGCGACCGCGGCCTGCCGACCTCGTGGCGTGAAATGAACGGCTACGGCTCGCACACCTACCAGTGGATCAACGCCGAAGGCGAGCGCTTCTGGGTCCAGTACCACTTCATCTCCCGTCAGGGTGTCCACAACATGGGAGCCGAAGAGGCAGAGAAGATCGCCGGCGCCGACGCCGATTTCTACCGTCGCGACCTGTTCGAGAACATCGAAGCCGGGAACTTCCCGACCTGGGACGTCAAGGTCCAGATCATGCCGTACGAAGAGGGCAAGACCTACCGCTTCAACCCGTTCGACATCACCAAGACCTGGTCGCACAAGGATTACCCGCTGATCCCGGTGGGACACTTCACGTTGAACCGCAACCCGCAGAACTTCTTCGCCGAGATCGAGCAGGCAGCGTTCTCCCCGTCGAACCTCGTTCCGGGCATCGACATCAGCCCCGATAAGATGCTGATGGCCCGCGTGTTCTCCTACCCGGATGCACAGCGCAACCGCATCGGCACCAACTACAACCAGCTGCCGGTCAACCAGCCGCACGCGGCAACCGTGCGTACCTACATGCACGAAGGTGCCATGCAGTACCACTTCAACGATGCAGACGCCCGCGTCTACACCCCGAACTCCTTCGGTGGCCCGGCTGCTGACGCGGCACGCGCCGGCGAAGGCAGCTGGGAAACCGACGGCGAGCTCGTCCGCTCGGCGCAGACCCTGCGCTCGGAAGACAGCGACTTCGGCCAGGCCGGCACCCTGTACCGCGAGGTCTTCAGCGCAGAGTCCAAGGAGCGCTTCCACGCCACCTTGCTGGGCCAGTGCGGCGGCATCTCGATCGAGTCCATCCGTGAACGCTTCTTCCAGTACTGGACGAACGTGGATGCGAACCTCGGTGCAATCCTGCGCGCCGGCTGGGCAGCCGGGCTCGAAGGCGCCAAGGACGGCGCGGCCGAAATGGCCGGAAAGCACTAG
- a CDS encoding FAD-dependent oxidoreductase: MSETAARPLRVAIIGAGPAGVYAADILTKAEREFEVSIDLLDAYPAPYGLIRYGVAPDHPRIKGIVNALHKVLDRGDIRFLGNITYGRDLTLSDIRSMYDAVIFATGAIKDAAIEVPGIGLAGSYGAADFVSWYDGHPDVPREWPLEAKEIAVIGNGNVALDVARVLSKHAEDLLVTEIPENVYAGLKDSPVTDVHIFGRRGPAQVKFTPLELRELSHSRDVDIVLYPEDFEFDEASDAAIKSNNQIKTMVNTLTNWLVEEQDTGASRRLHLHFLHNPVEIIGEDGRVSGIKFERQELDGTGNVRGTGEFLDYPVQAVYRAIGYFGSELDQLEFDERRGVIPNEGGRVLGADGTHVPGLYATGWIKRGPVGLIGHTKGDALETIGNLLEDRLALPAAEHPSESAIIELLESRGVQYTTWEGWLKLDAHEIGLGTAAGTIGTPAGDITRTRVKVVDRAEMVEISRG; this comes from the coding sequence GTGTCTGAAACAGCCGCTCGCCCGCTCCGCGTCGCCATCATCGGCGCCGGCCCCGCAGGCGTCTACGCTGCCGATATCCTCACGAAGGCCGAGCGCGAGTTCGAGGTCAGCATCGACCTGCTCGATGCCTATCCGGCCCCCTACGGACTGATCCGCTACGGCGTGGCACCGGACCACCCGCGCATCAAGGGCATCGTCAACGCGCTGCACAAGGTGCTGGACCGCGGCGACATCCGGTTCCTGGGCAACATCACCTACGGGCGCGACCTGACACTGAGTGACATCCGTTCGATGTACGACGCCGTCATCTTCGCCACCGGTGCGATCAAGGACGCGGCCATCGAGGTACCGGGCATCGGCCTGGCGGGCTCCTACGGGGCAGCGGACTTCGTTTCCTGGTACGACGGACACCCGGACGTACCGCGCGAATGGCCGCTGGAGGCCAAGGAAATCGCGGTGATCGGCAACGGCAACGTGGCGCTGGACGTCGCCCGGGTGCTGTCCAAGCACGCCGAGGACCTGCTGGTCACCGAGATCCCGGAGAACGTCTACGCGGGGCTGAAGGATTCACCGGTCACCGACGTGCACATCTTCGGGCGCCGCGGCCCGGCCCAGGTGAAGTTCACCCCGCTGGAGCTGCGCGAGCTCAGCCACAGCCGGGACGTGGACATCGTGCTCTACCCGGAGGACTTCGAGTTCGACGAGGCGTCCGATGCCGCGATCAAGAGCAACAACCAGATCAAGACCATGGTCAACACGCTGACCAACTGGCTGGTCGAGGAACAGGACACCGGCGCCTCACGCCGCCTGCACCTGCACTTCCTGCACAACCCGGTCGAGATCATCGGGGAAGACGGCAGGGTCAGCGGGATCAAATTCGAACGCCAGGAACTGGATGGCACCGGCAACGTCCGGGGGACCGGGGAATTCCTGGACTACCCGGTCCAGGCCGTCTACCGCGCCATCGGCTACTTCGGTTCCGAGCTGGACCAGCTGGAATTCGACGAGCGCCGCGGCGTGATCCCCAACGAGGGCGGACGCGTACTGGGTGCCGACGGAACCCACGTTCCGGGCCTGTATGCCACCGGCTGGATCAAGCGCGGACCGGTGGGCCTGATCGGGCACACCAAGGGCGATGCACTGGAAACGATCGGTAACCTGCTCGAAGACCGGCTGGCACTGCCGGCGGCCGAGCACCCAAGTGAAAGCGCCATCATCGAGCTGCTCGAATCACGTGGCGTGCAGTACACCACGTGGGAGGGCTGGCTGAAGCTGGACGCCCACGAGATCGGTCTCGGAACCGCTGCCGGAACGATCGGGACCCCGGCCGGGGACATCACCCGCACTCGGGTGAAGGTCGTCGACCGTGCGGAAATGGTCGAAATCTCGCGCGGCTAG
- a CDS encoding DUF5058 family protein, with amino-acid sequence MKTALPAVGSSTDILAIANMPILWILALGVFAAIILQSLVYMRAARKAGAAADISQAELKVSFRAGAVAAVGPSLAVVLVSIALLTLFGTPAVLVRIGLVGSAATESASASIAAETMGATLGGPDYTQAVFVVAFMAMSLSGAGWMISTLILTPILKRGDSKLRKVNPALMAIVPAAALIGAFASLGIAELGKTQIHIVSVLASAATMAICLLLARKPSTLWLREWGLGISIMTGLLVAFIAHTSGMGPTA; translated from the coding sequence ATGAAAACAGCACTACCCGCAGTCGGGTCGTCCACGGACATCCTGGCCATTGCCAACATGCCGATCCTTTGGATCCTGGCCCTGGGCGTTTTTGCCGCCATCATCCTGCAGTCCCTGGTCTACATGCGCGCAGCCCGGAAAGCCGGGGCCGCGGCCGACATCTCCCAGGCCGAACTCAAGGTTTCCTTCCGGGCCGGAGCCGTGGCAGCGGTCGGTCCGTCGCTGGCAGTAGTCCTGGTGAGCATCGCCCTGTTGACGCTCTTCGGAACGCCGGCGGTCTTGGTGCGGATCGGCCTGGTCGGATCCGCCGCCACCGAGTCGGCCTCGGCGAGCATCGCCGCCGAGACCATGGGGGCAACCCTGGGTGGTCCCGACTACACACAGGCCGTGTTCGTCGTGGCATTCATGGCCATGAGCCTGTCCGGTGCCGGTTGGATGATCTCCACGCTCATCCTGACCCCGATCCTCAAGCGCGGCGATTCCAAGCTCCGGAAGGTCAACCCGGCGCTCATGGCCATCGTTCCCGCTGCCGCCCTGATCGGTGCCTTCGCCAGCCTGGGCATTGCCGAACTCGGCAAGACGCAAATCCACATCGTTTCGGTGCTGGCTTCGGCGGCGACCATGGCGATCTGCCTGCTGCTGGCACGGAAACCCTCCACCCTCTGGCTGCGCGAATGGGGCTTGGGCATCTCCATCATGACCGGACTCCTGGTCGCCTTCATCGCCCATACCTCCGGCATGGGTCCGACGGCCTAG
- a CDS encoding M20 family metallo-hydrolase, giving the protein MFESTLVRTESDERLARSLTEISGYRDTGRDGWSREVFSDPYRVSRSMVARTMSGAGLEVHRDGAGNIIGRLPGSNPLAPPLVSGSHTDTVDGGGRFDGIVGVMGAIEAARSIRESGSRLTRDLLVVDFLGEESNEFGLSCLGSRSIAGQLDAADLARTNGAGDTLGGRYASFGLDPDEVIRSVWPSARRPHAFVELHIEQGPTLETNKLPLGIVTAITGIERMVATFAGAADHAGTTSMTDRVDAMVAAAEAVLAVRREACGAPNHAVATTTALESASHSTNVVPSRIRMLSEVRSVDGEWLRGVRGRLTREILLKARETGVEVDFDWSTDNDVIPAHRGIQDVMAQAIDASGLPWMALPSGATHDAAHLASIAPMGMLFVPSRGGKSHCPEEWSDLKDISTGVAALAQTLMKLDQLEPTR; this is encoded by the coding sequence ATGTTCGAATCGACGTTGGTGCGTACCGAAAGCGATGAACGGCTGGCCCGGTCGTTGACCGAGATTTCCGGTTACCGCGATACCGGCAGGGACGGCTGGAGCCGAGAGGTCTTCAGCGATCCCTATCGGGTATCCCGGTCCATGGTCGCCCGGACCATGTCCGGTGCGGGGCTCGAGGTCCACCGGGACGGCGCCGGAAACATCATCGGCAGGCTGCCCGGAAGCAATCCACTGGCTCCGCCGCTGGTCTCCGGATCACACACGGACACGGTCGATGGCGGCGGCCGCTTTGACGGCATCGTCGGCGTCATGGGTGCCATCGAAGCGGCCCGGAGCATCCGCGAATCGGGGTCCCGGCTGACCCGAGACCTGCTCGTCGTTGACTTCCTCGGCGAGGAATCAAATGAATTCGGCCTCAGTTGCCTGGGCAGCCGCTCCATTGCCGGGCAGCTCGACGCCGCAGATCTCGCCCGGACGAACGGTGCCGGGGACACCTTGGGCGGCCGCTACGCAAGCTTCGGGCTTGACCCCGACGAGGTGATCCGATCGGTCTGGCCATCGGCTCGACGTCCGCACGCCTTCGTTGAACTCCACATCGAGCAAGGGCCCACCCTGGAGACGAACAAGCTCCCGTTGGGCATCGTCACCGCGATCACCGGCATCGAACGGATGGTCGCCACGTTCGCCGGCGCTGCCGACCATGCCGGCACCACGTCCATGACCGACCGGGTGGACGCCATGGTCGCAGCGGCCGAGGCCGTGCTGGCCGTGCGCCGCGAGGCCTGTGGAGCACCCAACCACGCAGTGGCCACGACCACGGCCCTGGAATCGGCGTCCCACTCGACGAACGTGGTGCCCTCCCGGATCCGAATGCTCAGCGAGGTGCGCAGCGTCGACGGCGAGTGGCTCCGGGGCGTGCGCGGCCGCCTCACCCGGGAAATCCTGCTCAAGGCCCGAGAAACCGGTGTCGAGGTCGATTTCGACTGGTCGACCGACAATGATGTCATCCCGGCACACCGCGGCATCCAGGACGTCATGGCCCAAGCCATCGACGCCTCCGGGCTGCCCTGGATGGCCCTGCCCAGCGGGGCAACCCACGATGCCGCCCATCTGGCATCGATAGCCCCGATGGGCATGTTGTTTGTCCCGTCCCGCGGCGGCAAGAGCCATTGCCCCGAGGAATGGTCCGATCTGAAGGACATTTCCACGGGCGTCGCCGCCCTGGCCCAGACCCTCATGAAGCTCGACCAGTTGGAACCCACCCGGTAG
- a CDS encoding LacI family DNA-binding transcriptional regulator, translating to MNEPPQPPKRVTLATLAHHAQVHVSTVSRALGPDPSGISPETANRVRELALALGYSRDIGAAGLRTGSSHLIGVLVPRLTDTVLAAIYGSIDEAASRAGYDTVVANTLDDPAQRRSRLDAMLSRRIDGVIIADSHLGDTTAYELGARGIPYVLVMRKLQGHASVGIDDELGGRLAAEHLLDLGHRRIAVIAGDPTVSTGIERTRGFLAACAEAGFPVAPELVVTTAGFDVGGGLAAATRLMALPDSPTAIFTVHDLLAFGAMGAIRNAGKRLGTDVGLVGYNDMDLAATLPTPLTSVRSELDEMGRLSIGMLLQQLAGGNPESVLLPPRLIVRQTTVP from the coding sequence ATGAACGAGCCGCCGCAGCCCCCGAAGCGCGTCACTCTCGCGACGCTCGCGCACCATGCCCAGGTTCATGTTTCCACCGTTTCCCGGGCCCTGGGTCCCGATCCGTCCGGGATCAGTCCGGAAACCGCCAACAGGGTGCGGGAGCTGGCCCTGGCACTGGGCTACTCAAGGGACATCGGCGCCGCTGGGCTCAGGACCGGCAGCTCCCATCTCATCGGGGTCCTCGTTCCTCGCCTGACCGATACGGTCCTTGCCGCAATCTACGGAAGCATCGACGAGGCGGCCAGCCGGGCCGGATACGACACCGTGGTCGCCAACACCCTGGATGACCCGGCACAGCGCCGCTCGCGGCTCGATGCGATGCTGTCCCGGCGCATCGACGGCGTCATCATTGCCGATTCCCACCTGGGGGACACGACTGCCTATGAGCTCGGCGCCAGGGGCATTCCCTACGTCCTGGTGATGCGCAAGCTCCAGGGCCATGCCTCGGTGGGCATCGACGACGAGTTGGGCGGCCGGCTGGCTGCCGAACACCTGCTGGACCTCGGGCACCGCCGGATCGCAGTGATCGCCGGAGACCCCACTGTCAGCACCGGCATCGAACGCACCCGGGGATTCCTCGCCGCCTGCGCCGAGGCCGGATTCCCCGTGGCCCCGGAGCTGGTCGTCACCACGGCGGGCTTCGACGTCGGGGGCGGGCTAGCCGCGGCAACCCGACTGATGGCCCTACCCGATTCGCCCACGGCCATTTTTACTGTGCACGACCTGCTGGCCTTCGGGGCAATGGGCGCCATCCGCAATGCCGGAAAACGGTTGGGCACGGATGTCGGACTGGTCGGATACAACGACATGGACCTTGCAGCGACCCTTCCAACGCCCCTGACCTCCGTGCGGTCCGAACTCGACGAAATGGGCAGGCTCAGCATCGGGATGCTGCTTCAGCAACTGGCCGGCGGCAATCCCGAATCGGTGCTGTTGCCACCACGCTTGATCGTGCGCCAGACGACCGTTCCCTGA
- a CDS encoding MFS transporter has translation MPRLLADLTPLRESPAFRRLWIGNSLSAVGSQLTLVAVSLEIYKLTNSSFHVGLLGLFALVPLVLAGLYGGSIADAHDRRKVALGSAIVLWAATAGIAAQAWLQVDNVWVLYGLVAIHSGAGGINQPVRGAIIPAIVGARLLPAANSLNMVTFGIAMMVGPLLGGLLVARIGYGWTYTIDVVTYAAAVWSVYRLPSLPPVGAGVKAGLRSVVDGFKFLGTQPNLRMTFFIDLVAMIMAAPRALLPAIGAVLIGGDELTVGILLAATAMGAFLAGLFSGSLGRIHHQGRAVFISVCAWGLSILAFGVVVIMARGTGLPPGGGANAWIWPAAACMAGAGIADAISSVFRTTILQTATPDHLRGRLQGVFIVVVAGGPRVGEILSGGVASGIGEGWTLALGGLACILLATVLMRWQPGFLRYDARDPRP, from the coding sequence ATGCCCCGACTTCTAGCCGATCTGACCCCGCTGCGCGAGAGCCCGGCATTCCGCCGATTATGGATCGGTAACTCGCTCTCGGCCGTGGGCAGCCAGCTGACGCTGGTCGCTGTCAGCCTGGAAATCTACAAACTCACCAACTCCTCCTTCCACGTCGGACTGCTGGGCCTCTTTGCGTTGGTGCCGCTGGTGTTGGCCGGGCTCTACGGCGGATCCATCGCCGATGCACACGACCGGCGAAAGGTCGCGCTCGGCTCGGCGATCGTGCTCTGGGCCGCCACCGCGGGCATTGCGGCCCAAGCCTGGCTGCAGGTGGACAACGTGTGGGTGCTCTACGGGCTGGTCGCCATCCACTCGGGTGCCGGGGGCATCAATCAGCCGGTGCGCGGGGCCATCATCCCGGCCATCGTCGGCGCACGGCTGCTACCGGCGGCAAACTCGCTGAACATGGTCACCTTCGGCATTGCGATGATGGTTGGACCGCTGCTCGGAGGGTTGCTGGTGGCGAGGATTGGCTACGGCTGGACCTACACGATCGATGTCGTCACCTACGCGGCCGCCGTCTGGTCGGTCTACCGTCTGCCCTCCCTGCCCCCGGTCGGTGCCGGGGTGAAGGCCGGGCTCCGATCGGTCGTTGACGGCTTCAAGTTCCTGGGGACGCAGCCGAACCTGCGGATGACGTTCTTCATCGACCTGGTTGCCATGATCATGGCCGCCCCCCGGGCGCTGCTCCCGGCCATCGGGGCGGTCTTGATCGGCGGGGACGAGCTGACCGTCGGCATCCTGCTGGCCGCGACGGCGATGGGCGCGTTCCTGGCCGGCCTGTTCTCCGGTTCGCTGGGCCGGATCCACCATCAAGGCAGGGCTGTATTCATCTCGGTGTGTGCCTGGGGGCTGAGCATCCTCGCCTTCGGCGTCGTGGTGATCATGGCCCGCGGCACCGGGCTGCCGCCGGGCGGAGGCGCCAACGCCTGGATCTGGCCCGCGGCCGCCTGCATGGCAGGGGCCGGCATAGCCGATGCGATCAGCTCGGTCTTCCGCACCACGATCCTGCAAACCGCGACGCCGGACCATTTGCGCGGTCGGCTGCAGGGTGTGTTCATCGTGGTGGTGGCCGGCGGTCCTCGGGTGGGGGAGATCCTTTCCGGCGGGGTGGCAAGCGGCATCGGCGAGGGCTGGACGCTGGCGCTGGGAGGGCTGGCCTGCATTTTGCTGGCCACCGTCTTGATGCGTTGGCAGCCGGGCTTCCTGCGCTATGACGCGCGGGATCCGCGGCCCTAA
- the rarD gene encoding EamA family transporter RarD codes for MSRTETTTGITRPQASEHNKGLVQGLSAYGLWGLLPLYFVAISIASPVEIVANRIVWSIVFCALLLTLTRAWPQFIALAKDRGAVAKLALAAFLIAINWLTYTFAVLNGQAVEASLGYFMNPLISAALGVLVLKERLTRLQWTAMGFGLGSVVVLFIAYGKIPFIALALGFSFGLYGLIKNRVGRTATALTSLTMETALLALPAAAVMAWLMARGESTVFTAGPLHLWLMIAGGVLTAVPLLLFGASARRLPLSLVGALQFIAPILQFAIAVIVLGEPMPPERLAGFSLVWVAVILVCVDLARQSRRRATLAA; via the coding sequence ATGAGCCGCACGGAAACCACTACGGGCATTACCCGGCCCCAGGCAAGCGAGCACAACAAGGGACTCGTCCAGGGGCTGAGCGCCTATGGTTTGTGGGGTCTGCTTCCGCTGTACTTCGTCGCCATCTCGATCGCCTCGCCGGTGGAGATCGTGGCCAACCGGATCGTCTGGTCCATTGTCTTTTGTGCCCTCCTGCTCACCCTTACCCGCGCCTGGCCGCAATTCATCGCCCTCGCCAAGGACCGCGGTGCCGTGGCGAAACTGGCCCTCGCCGCCTTCCTCATCGCGATCAACTGGCTGACCTACACCTTCGCAGTGCTCAACGGGCAGGCGGTGGAGGCCTCACTGGGCTATTTCATGAACCCGCTGATCTCTGCGGCGCTCGGCGTGCTGGTGCTCAAGGAGAGGCTCACCCGGTTGCAGTGGACCGCCATGGGCTTCGGTTTGGGCTCCGTGGTGGTGTTGTTCATCGCCTATGGCAAGATCCCCTTCATTGCCCTGGCGCTCGGCTTCTCGTTCGGGCTCTACGGCCTGATCAAGAACCGGGTGGGCCGAACCGCCACGGCGCTCACCTCGCTGACCATGGAAACGGCACTGCTTGCCCTGCCCGCCGCGGCGGTCATGGCCTGGCTCATGGCGCGGGGCGAATCCACCGTTTTCACCGCCGGACCGCTGCACCTGTGGCTGATGATCGCCGGCGGAGTCCTTACGGCAGTCCCGCTGCTGCTCTTCGGCGCATCGGCGCGCCGGCTCCCGCTGAGCCTGGTCGGCGCCCTGCAATTCATCGCCCCGATCCTGCAATTCGCGATTGCCGTCATTGTCTTGGGCGAACCGATGCCGCCGGAACGCCTGGCCGGGTTCTCGCTGGTCTGGGTGGCCGTCATCCTGGTCTGCGTGGACCTGGCCCGGCAATCCAGACGCCGGGCCACCCTCGCCGCCTGA
- a CDS encoding WXG100 family type VII secretion target, with product MSFKGKMNVPAMGDAVSQSEASGSELLILVQELTDGVEDLESSFSGNGAVSYRNFMAESNRVQQELIRALASINAGQAKTAQAYIQMDDQMEDEGRSAQGAAAGVQIKGFNGGL from the coding sequence ATGAGTTTCAAGGGAAAAATGAACGTACCGGCCATGGGCGATGCCGTATCGCAGTCGGAGGCCTCCGGCAGCGAACTGCTGATCCTGGTCCAGGAGCTGACAGACGGCGTCGAGGACCTGGAAAGCAGCTTCTCCGGTAACGGCGCCGTGTCCTACCGCAACTTCATGGCCGAATCCAATCGCGTCCAGCAGGAACTGATCCGCGCGCTGGCCTCCATCAACGCCGGCCAGGCGAAGACGGCGCAGGCCTACATCCAGATGGATGACCAGATGGAAGACGAGGGCCGCTCGGCGCAGGGCGCGGCGGCAGGCGTGCAGATCAAGGGCTTCAACGGCGGGCTCTAA
- a CDS encoding amidohydrolase, which produces MNTLTVIPELTATHIRQLEETYWHLHETPELSMQESKTAGFILAELAQMGFEAFPCGGTGVVGVLRNGAGPVVAYRADTDGLPIAEDTGLARASTVRGTLPDGSDVPVMHGCGHDTHMAVALTTARLLAEDTSSWSGTVVFIFQPGEETAEGAVAMIEDGLWDKAPKPSVIYGQHVWPGLAGTLNISSGTAMAMADSWKVTVLGKQAHGSQPEQSIDPIVLGAHMIVRIQTIVAREVHPMKSAVVTIGTFHGGLKENIIPGSAEFTLNVRNFDPKVRERVLGSLRRIIAAEADASGAPAPVIEEISTFPECYNDPATTAELVTAFHGVLGEEAVNVVPPVMGSEDFGVLAQALGVPSVYWMFGAFGQDRLDGGDVAGNHSPEFAPDLDPTLATGVRAALTALLSKLGHAG; this is translated from the coding sequence ATGAACACCCTCACGGTAATTCCCGAGCTCACGGCAACCCATATCCGGCAGCTGGAGGAGACCTACTGGCACCTGCATGAAACCCCTGAACTTTCCATGCAGGAATCAAAGACGGCAGGGTTCATCCTCGCCGAACTGGCCCAGATGGGCTTCGAGGCCTTCCCGTGCGGCGGCACCGGCGTCGTCGGGGTCCTGCGCAACGGGGCGGGGCCCGTGGTGGCCTACCGTGCTGATACCGACGGACTGCCGATCGCCGAGGATACCGGGCTTGCCCGCGCCAGCACGGTGCGCGGGACCCTGCCCGATGGAAGCGACGTCCCGGTCATGCACGGCTGCGGCCACGACACCCACATGGCGGTCGCCCTGACCACCGCGCGGCTGCTGGCCGAGGATACGTCAAGCTGGTCGGGCACCGTGGTCTTCATCTTCCAGCCGGGCGAGGAAACCGCCGAGGGCGCGGTGGCCATGATCGAGGACGGGCTGTGGGATAAGGCACCGAAGCCGAGCGTCATCTACGGCCAGCACGTCTGGCCGGGTCTGGCCGGCACGCTGAACATCAGCTCCGGGACGGCCATGGCCATGGCCGATTCCTGGAAGGTCACGGTCCTGGGCAAGCAGGCCCATGGATCCCAGCCGGAGCAGTCGATTGACCCGATCGTGCTCGGTGCGCACATGATCGTGCGCATTCAGACGATTGTGGCCCGCGAAGTGCACCCGATGAAGTCCGCTGTCGTTACCATCGGAACCTTCCACGGTGGACTGAAGGAAAACATCATTCCGGGCTCGGCCGAGTTCACGTTGAACGTGCGGAACTTCGATCCAAAGGTGCGTGAAAGGGTCTTGGGTTCACTGCGTCGGATCATTGCCGCGGAGGCGGACGCCTCGGGCGCTCCGGCCCCGGTCATCGAGGAAATCTCGACCTTCCCCGAGTGCTACAACGACCCGGCGACGACCGCCGAGCTCGTCACAGCCTTCCACGGGGTCTTGGGGGAGGAAGCTGTCAACGTGGTTCCGCCGGTGATGGGCAGCGAGGACTTCGGCGTTCTGGCCCAGGCGTTGGGGGTCCCGTCGGTCTATTGGATGTTCGGCGCCTTCGGCCAGGATCGCCTTGACGGCGGGGACGTGGCGGGCAACCACTCGCCGGAGTTCGCCCCGGACCTCGACCCCACGCTCGCCACCGGGGTCCGGGCCGCGCTGACGGCGCTGCTCTCGAAGCTTGGCCACGCCGGCTAG